One Oncorhynchus nerka isolate Pitt River linkage group LG5, Oner_Uvic_2.0, whole genome shotgun sequence genomic window carries:
- the LOC115129229 gene encoding UBX domain-containing protein 1-like isoform X2 has translation MAEQTTLDSLLEMGFDRNRAEKAVAHTGNQGIERAMDWLMEHEGDPDIDEPYVPPVGNVLGGSDPQLPSPAAQPTAEGADPATDGGDQMIHDGDTKQPMTEEEKREQIKRLEDLMRVKQEERRERERAEEVDREKQRRRQGQELLQVKQKLQEDEMKKMVDLRQREKNDDKMAKQRVRDKIARDREERALKFGGGSSSRAVTSPSAEGPPSSPPSQGPPPAKKDYNECRIQVRMLDGSALTSVFKAQEPLAAVRVYIQMNGDAPEGQDFTLLSPYPRRVYTELDMEKPLQELGLVPSAVLVVAKK, from the exons ATGGCAGAACAAACAACATTGGACAGCCTTCTGGAAATGGGCTTTGACAGAAACAGGGC GGAAAAGGCTGTGGCACACACAGGAAACCAGGGCATAGAGCGGGCCATGGACTG GTTGATGGAACATGAGGGTGACCCAGACATTGATGAGCCCTATGTACCTCCTGTGGGGAACGTGCTTGGAGGAAGTGACCCACAACTGCCCAGTCCAGCAGCCCAGcccacagcagagggagcagaccCTG CTACAGATGGGGGTGACCAGATGATCCATGACGGGGATACCAAACAACCaatgacagaggaggagaaacgtGAGCAGATAAAGAG GCTAGAGGATCTGATGCGGGTGAAGcaggaggagcggagagagagggagcgagcggaagaggtggacagagagaagcagaggaggaggcagggccAGGAGCTGCTGCAGGTCAAACAGAAACTGCAGGAGGATGAGATGAAGAAAATGGTCGACCTGCGCCAGAGAGAGAAGAACGACGACAAAATGGCCAA gcagCGGGTGCGAGACAAGATAGCAcgcgacagagaggagagagcactTAAG TTTGGAGGTGGTTCTTCTAGTAGAGCTGTAACCTCCCCTTCAGCAGAgggccctccctcctctccgcccAGTCAGGGCCCGCCTCCCGCCAAGAAGGACTATAACGAGTGTAGAATCCAG GTGCGTATGCTTGACGGCTCGGCACTGACCTCCGTGTTCAAGGCCCAGGAGCCGCTGGCTGCCGTGCGTGTCTACATCCAGATGAATGGCGACGCCCCCGAGGGCCAGGACTTCACGCTGCTGTCCCCGTACCCACGGCGCGTTTACACAGAACTGGACATGGAGAAACCTCTACAGGAGTTGG GTTTGGTGCCTTCAGCTGTGCTGGTCGTTGCAAAGAAATAA
- the LOC115129228 gene encoding pre-mRNA-processing factor 39-like isoform X2 yields MAAEGSDLEDLSSNGLMEGPSAPEATEAVQHPTEMEEVSEENGGEEASEAAAATAYNMPLVENEEEEDGELPADFDRLWKLAHDNPQDFSSWTDLLQYSEQESHMTASRRALVAFLARYPLCYGYWKKFADLERRAGYTNKAQEVCVQGLKAIPLSVDLWIHYINLLLGTLNMNLPESSQCIRSAFEEAVAAAGLDFHSDRLWELYIEWEKEQGDMKAATGVYDRILRVPTQLYSSHYEKFKTHLNAHAPKDILSAVEYEGLLEESKQIHKTEKAELAEGEDELPPGEEKEPTEEEVIPKMRELLLARREKVYQDLEGEVRKRWNFEEAIKRPYFHVKPLDRTQLKAWHSYLDWELTQLGGGGEKEVETEPGSMEGQEEEQKEGSKSSGIIAGGDRRVRILFERCLIACALYEEFWTKYVQYLEPQSLYEARGVFRRACEIHLAHKHTMHLQWATFEERHGDLTEARRVLESLETSIPGLAMVRLRRAGLERRAGRLDESEALLRDAVDQAKETPHLHAFYSIKLARLLLKLCKNPSKARGVLQEALEISPDNGKLHLNLLELEVSGDPRGSPEGVQQCVTRALAAPLSPRTKILFSQRGLQYAEDYGTSVQSVLTVYEEHHFTMF; encoded by the exons ATGGCGGCCGAAGGCTCGGATTTAGAAGACCTGAGCAGCAACGGGCTAATGGAGGGTCCTTCGG CTCCGGAAGCCACGGAGGCTGTCCAACATCCAACAGAGATGGAAGAGGTATCAGAGGAAAATGGTGGAGAAGAGGCTTCAGAAGCAGCAGCTGCGACAGCATACAACATGCCTCTGGTGGagaatgaggaggaagaggacggaGAGTTGCCGGCGGACTTTGACCGACTCTGGAAGCTGGCCCATGACAATCCACAGGATTTTTCTAGCTGGACTGACCTGCTGCAGTACAGTGAGCAAGAG AGTCACATGACAGCATCACGTCGAGCGCTGGTTGCCTTTCTGGCGCGTTACCCCCTGTGCTACGGATATTGGAAGAAGTTTGCCGACTTGGAGCGACGTGCAGGCTACACCAACAAAGCTCAGGAG GTGTGTGTTCAGGGTCTGAAGGCCATCCCTCTGAGCGTAGATCTGTGGATCCACTACATTAACCTGCTACTGGGCACGCTGAACATGAACCTGCCAGAGTCCTCTCAGTGCATTCGCAG TGCATTTGAAGAGGCGGTGGCAGCGGCAGGACTAGACTTCCACTCTGACCGTCTGTGGGAGCTGTACATCGAGTGGGAGAAGGAGCAGGGAGACATGAAAGCTGCCACTGGAGTCTACGACAGAATCCTCAGAGTCCCCACTCAGCTGTACAGCAGCCACTATGAGAA ATTCAAGACTCATCTTAATGCTCATGCGCCCAAGGACATCCTCTCAGCAGTGGAGTATGAGGGGTTGCTTGAGGAATCTAAACAGATACACAAGACTGAGAAGGCTGAGTTGGCTGAGGGGGAAGATGAGTTACCGCCTGGGGAAGAGAAGGAACCTACAGAG GAAGAGGTGATTCCGAAGATGCGAGAACTCCTATTGGCTCGCAGGGAGAAGGTGTACCAGGACCTTGAGGGAGAGGTCAGGAAGAGGTGGAACTTTGAGGAAGCT aTCAAGCGTCCTTATTTCCACGTGAAGCCTCTGGACCGGACCCAGCTGAAAGCCTGGCACTCCTACCTGGACTGGGAGCTCACCCAGCTGGGAGGGGGGGGTGAAAAGGAGGTGGAGACCGAACCAGGCTCTATGGAGGGCCAGGAAGAGGAGCAAAAAGAGGGGTCAAAGAGCAGTGGGATCATTGCCGGGGGTGACCGGAGGGTACGGATCCTGTTTGAGCGCTGTCTGATTGCCTGCGCGCTCTACGAGGAGTTCTGGACCAAG TATGTTCAGTACCTGGAACCTCAGAGTCTGTACGAGGCACGGGGAGTGTTCAGGCGAGCCTGTGAGATCCACctggcacacaaacacaccatgcaCCTGCAGTGGGCCACTTTTGAGGAGAGGCatg gtGATCTAACAGAGGCACGGCGTGTTCTAGAATCTCTGGAAACCTCTATCCCAGGATTGGCCATGGTCCGGCTGCGCAGGGCGGGGCTAGAGAGACGGGCGGGCCGGCTAGATGAGTCAGAAGCTCTGCTCAGGGACGCGGTGGACCAAGCCAAAGAGACTCCTCACCTCCATGCATTCTACTCCATCAAACTAGCCCGGCTGTTGCTGAAGCTTTGCAAGAACCCCAGCAAGGCCCGGGGTGTCCTGCAGGAGGCGCTGGAGATTAGCCCG gATAACGGTAAACTGCACCTGAACCTGCTGGAGCTGGAGGTGTCCGGTGACCCCAGAGGGTCACCCGAGGGGGTGCAGCAGTGTGTGACTCGGGCACTGGCCGCACCCCTCTCCCCACGGACCAAGATCCTCTTTTCCCAGAGGGGCCTACAGTACGCTGAGGACTATGGGACTTCTGTGCAAAG TGTGCTAACAGTCTATGAAGAGCATCACTTTACCATGTTTTAA
- the LOC115129229 gene encoding UBX domain-containing protein 1-like isoform X3 yields MDWLMEHEGDPDIDEPYVPPVGNVLGGSDPQLPSPAAQPTAEGADPATDGGDQMIHDGDTKQPMTEEEKREQIKRLEDLMRVKQEERRERERAEEVDREKQRRRQGQELLQVKQKLQEDEMKKMVDLRQREKNDDKMAKQRVRDKIARDREERALKFGGGSSSRAVTSPSAEGPPSSPPSQGPPPAKKDYNECRIQVRMLDGSALTSVFKAQEPLAAVRVYIQMNGDAPEGQDFTLLSPYPRRVYTELDMEKPLQELGLVPSAVLVVAKK; encoded by the exons ATGGACTG GTTGATGGAACATGAGGGTGACCCAGACATTGATGAGCCCTATGTACCTCCTGTGGGGAACGTGCTTGGAGGAAGTGACCCACAACTGCCCAGTCCAGCAGCCCAGcccacagcagagggagcagaccCTG CTACAGATGGGGGTGACCAGATGATCCATGACGGGGATACCAAACAACCaatgacagaggaggagaaacgtGAGCAGATAAAGAG GCTAGAGGATCTGATGCGGGTGAAGcaggaggagcggagagagagggagcgagcggaagaggtggacagagagaagcagaggaggaggcagggccAGGAGCTGCTGCAGGTCAAACAGAAACTGCAGGAGGATGAGATGAAGAAAATGGTCGACCTGCGCCAGAGAGAGAAGAACGACGACAAAATGGCCAA gcagCGGGTGCGAGACAAGATAGCAcgcgacagagaggagagagcactTAAG TTTGGAGGTGGTTCTTCTAGTAGAGCTGTAACCTCCCCTTCAGCAGAgggccctccctcctctccgcccAGTCAGGGCCCGCCTCCCGCCAAGAAGGACTATAACGAGTGTAGAATCCAG GTGCGTATGCTTGACGGCTCGGCACTGACCTCCGTGTTCAAGGCCCAGGAGCCGCTGGCTGCCGTGCGTGTCTACATCCAGATGAATGGCGACGCCCCCGAGGGCCAGGACTTCACGCTGCTGTCCCCGTACCCACGGCGCGTTTACACAGAACTGGACATGGAGAAACCTCTACAGGAGTTGG GTTTGGTGCCTTCAGCTGTGCTGGTCGTTGCAAAGAAATAA
- the LOC115129228 gene encoding pre-mRNA-processing factor 39-like isoform X1 produces the protein MAAEGSDLEDLSSNGLMEGPSAPEATEAVQHPTEMEEVSEENGGEEASEAAAATAYNMPLVENEEEEDGELPADFDRLWKLAHDNPQDFSSWTDLLQYSEQESHMTASRRALVAFLARYPLCYGYWKKFADLERRAGYTNKAQEVCVQGLKAIPLSVDLWIHYINLLLGTLNMNLPESSQCIRSAFEEAVAAAGLDFHSDRLWELYIEWEKEQGDMKAATGVYDRILRVPTQLYSSHYEKFKTHLNAHAPKDILSAVEYEGLLEESKQIHKTEKAELAEGEDELPPGEEKEPTEEEVIPKMRELLLARREKVYQDLEGEVRKRWNFEEAIKRPYFHVKPLDRTQLKAWHSYLDWELTQLGGGGEKEVETEPGSMEGQEEEQKEGSKSSGIIAGGDRRVRILFERCLIACALYEEFWTKYVQYLEPQSLYEARGVFRRACEIHLAHKHTMHLQWATFEERHGDLTEARRVLESLETSIPGLAMVRLRRAGLERRAGRLDESEALLRDAVDQAKETPHLHAFYSIKLARLLLKLCKNPSKARGVLQEALEISPDNGKLHLNLLELEVSGDPRGSPEGVQQCVTRALAAPLSPRTKILFSQRGLQYAEDYGTSVQSVLTVYEEHQKLLKELGNKKRRAENGDSEDPEKMSKGEDCSAVPAPPPAPPTMPHVPMTTPPPPMMGGDMSAAHAGYAGYGSWYQQPQYGGYGGYQQPWNYNQGYYPPS, from the exons ATGGCGGCCGAAGGCTCGGATTTAGAAGACCTGAGCAGCAACGGGCTAATGGAGGGTCCTTCGG CTCCGGAAGCCACGGAGGCTGTCCAACATCCAACAGAGATGGAAGAGGTATCAGAGGAAAATGGTGGAGAAGAGGCTTCAGAAGCAGCAGCTGCGACAGCATACAACATGCCTCTGGTGGagaatgaggaggaagaggacggaGAGTTGCCGGCGGACTTTGACCGACTCTGGAAGCTGGCCCATGACAATCCACAGGATTTTTCTAGCTGGACTGACCTGCTGCAGTACAGTGAGCAAGAG AGTCACATGACAGCATCACGTCGAGCGCTGGTTGCCTTTCTGGCGCGTTACCCCCTGTGCTACGGATATTGGAAGAAGTTTGCCGACTTGGAGCGACGTGCAGGCTACACCAACAAAGCTCAGGAG GTGTGTGTTCAGGGTCTGAAGGCCATCCCTCTGAGCGTAGATCTGTGGATCCACTACATTAACCTGCTACTGGGCACGCTGAACATGAACCTGCCAGAGTCCTCTCAGTGCATTCGCAG TGCATTTGAAGAGGCGGTGGCAGCGGCAGGACTAGACTTCCACTCTGACCGTCTGTGGGAGCTGTACATCGAGTGGGAGAAGGAGCAGGGAGACATGAAAGCTGCCACTGGAGTCTACGACAGAATCCTCAGAGTCCCCACTCAGCTGTACAGCAGCCACTATGAGAA ATTCAAGACTCATCTTAATGCTCATGCGCCCAAGGACATCCTCTCAGCAGTGGAGTATGAGGGGTTGCTTGAGGAATCTAAACAGATACACAAGACTGAGAAGGCTGAGTTGGCTGAGGGGGAAGATGAGTTACCGCCTGGGGAAGAGAAGGAACCTACAGAG GAAGAGGTGATTCCGAAGATGCGAGAACTCCTATTGGCTCGCAGGGAGAAGGTGTACCAGGACCTTGAGGGAGAGGTCAGGAAGAGGTGGAACTTTGAGGAAGCT aTCAAGCGTCCTTATTTCCACGTGAAGCCTCTGGACCGGACCCAGCTGAAAGCCTGGCACTCCTACCTGGACTGGGAGCTCACCCAGCTGGGAGGGGGGGGTGAAAAGGAGGTGGAGACCGAACCAGGCTCTATGGAGGGCCAGGAAGAGGAGCAAAAAGAGGGGTCAAAGAGCAGTGGGATCATTGCCGGGGGTGACCGGAGGGTACGGATCCTGTTTGAGCGCTGTCTGATTGCCTGCGCGCTCTACGAGGAGTTCTGGACCAAG TATGTTCAGTACCTGGAACCTCAGAGTCTGTACGAGGCACGGGGAGTGTTCAGGCGAGCCTGTGAGATCCACctggcacacaaacacaccatgcaCCTGCAGTGGGCCACTTTTGAGGAGAGGCatg gtGATCTAACAGAGGCACGGCGTGTTCTAGAATCTCTGGAAACCTCTATCCCAGGATTGGCCATGGTCCGGCTGCGCAGGGCGGGGCTAGAGAGACGGGCGGGCCGGCTAGATGAGTCAGAAGCTCTGCTCAGGGACGCGGTGGACCAAGCCAAAGAGACTCCTCACCTCCATGCATTCTACTCCATCAAACTAGCCCGGCTGTTGCTGAAGCTTTGCAAGAACCCCAGCAAGGCCCGGGGTGTCCTGCAGGAGGCGCTGGAGATTAGCCCG gATAACGGTAAACTGCACCTGAACCTGCTGGAGCTGGAGGTGTCCGGTGACCCCAGAGGGTCACCCGAGGGGGTGCAGCAGTGTGTGACTCGGGCACTGGCCGCACCCCTCTCCCCACGGACCAAGATCCTCTTTTCCCAGAGGGGCCTACAGTACGCTGAGGACTATGGGACTTCTGTGCAAAG TGTGCTAACAGTCTATGAAGAGCATCAGAAGCTGCTGAAAGAGCTTGGCAACAAGAAGAGAAGGGCTGAGAACGG AGACAGCGAGGACCCAGAGAAGATGAGTAAAGGAGAAGACTGCTCCGCTGTGCCCGCTCCACCACCAGCCCCTCCCACAATGCCCCATGTTCCCATGACGACACCACCTCCACCCATGATGGGTGGGGACATGAGTGCGGCTCATGCAGGCTACGCAGGCTATGGAAGCTGGTATCAG CAACCACAGTACGGAGGATACGGAGGCTACCAGCAACCCTGGAACTACAATCAGGGTTACTACCCTCCCAGCTAA
- the LOC115129229 gene encoding UBX domain-containing protein 1-like isoform X1 encodes MGTQMAEQTTLDSLLEMGFDRNRAEKAVAHTGNQGIERAMDWLMEHEGDPDIDEPYVPPVGNVLGGSDPQLPSPAAQPTAEGADPATDGGDQMIHDGDTKQPMTEEEKREQIKRLEDLMRVKQEERRERERAEEVDREKQRRRQGQELLQVKQKLQEDEMKKMVDLRQREKNDDKMAKQRVRDKIARDREERALKFGGGSSSRAVTSPSAEGPPSSPPSQGPPPAKKDYNECRIQVRMLDGSALTSVFKAQEPLAAVRVYIQMNGDAPEGQDFTLLSPYPRRVYTELDMEKPLQELGLVPSAVLVVAKK; translated from the exons ATGGGAACACAG ATGGCAGAACAAACAACATTGGACAGCCTTCTGGAAATGGGCTTTGACAGAAACAGGGC GGAAAAGGCTGTGGCACACACAGGAAACCAGGGCATAGAGCGGGCCATGGACTG GTTGATGGAACATGAGGGTGACCCAGACATTGATGAGCCCTATGTACCTCCTGTGGGGAACGTGCTTGGAGGAAGTGACCCACAACTGCCCAGTCCAGCAGCCCAGcccacagcagagggagcagaccCTG CTACAGATGGGGGTGACCAGATGATCCATGACGGGGATACCAAACAACCaatgacagaggaggagaaacgtGAGCAGATAAAGAG GCTAGAGGATCTGATGCGGGTGAAGcaggaggagcggagagagagggagcgagcggaagaggtggacagagagaagcagaggaggaggcagggccAGGAGCTGCTGCAGGTCAAACAGAAACTGCAGGAGGATGAGATGAAGAAAATGGTCGACCTGCGCCAGAGAGAGAAGAACGACGACAAAATGGCCAA gcagCGGGTGCGAGACAAGATAGCAcgcgacagagaggagagagcactTAAG TTTGGAGGTGGTTCTTCTAGTAGAGCTGTAACCTCCCCTTCAGCAGAgggccctccctcctctccgcccAGTCAGGGCCCGCCTCCCGCCAAGAAGGACTATAACGAGTGTAGAATCCAG GTGCGTATGCTTGACGGCTCGGCACTGACCTCCGTGTTCAAGGCCCAGGAGCCGCTGGCTGCCGTGCGTGTCTACATCCAGATGAATGGCGACGCCCCCGAGGGCCAGGACTTCACGCTGCTGTCCCCGTACCCACGGCGCGTTTACACAGAACTGGACATGGAGAAACCTCTACAGGAGTTGG GTTTGGTGCCTTCAGCTGTGCTGGTCGTTGCAAAGAAATAA